A window of the Alphaproteobacteria bacterium genome harbors these coding sequences:
- a CDS encoding class I SAM-dependent methyltransferase — translation MPSWTGGYAADIAYASSFHPQMSPHHMHAAALLNGWAPAPLPDAFTYCELGCGMGRTLAVLAAANPQARFVGVDFMPEHVLAGRQLAARGALSNIEFVEASFQDLAARADGLPPSDVIALHGVWSWVSAESRAAIVQLIGRHLNTGGLVYIGYNTLPGQLLGLPMQRLLRALAAQHTGRSDTRVRQAVAFIDRLAEAKAEAVVNNPIYQRIHDEVGKDRLGYLVHEYLNQSWDPMYFADVAGALAEAKLSFVGAADLDRSFPALRVSPEQEALLDEIADPILRETVADFCNVTGFRRDVFARGAQRLGRAEHDRMLRRLRLALTVPPARVGYKVKVLAGEAAMNEAAYRPMVAALSGGPTDIGTLMDLPEVQAHPAMQPSEVLGMLVSSTQAAVVPPGAPTAPAEAVRAFNRAVADAATIPGPGVDDALAAPGLGSGLAADLLERLIFRAIDMGTPADADALAEAVAAQLLARGEQILRDGKPVDDPGERHAQLADRMTAFLADWLPFWRGLGIV, via the coding sequence ATGCCAAGCTGGACCGGCGGCTATGCCGCCGACATCGCGTACGCCAGCAGCTTCCACCCGCAGATGTCGCCGCACCACATGCACGCGGCGGCATTGCTGAACGGCTGGGCGCCGGCGCCGCTGCCCGACGCCTTCACCTATTGCGAGCTGGGCTGCGGCATGGGCCGCACGCTCGCGGTGCTGGCTGCGGCCAACCCGCAGGCCCGGTTCGTCGGCGTCGACTTCATGCCCGAGCATGTGCTGGCCGGGCGGCAGCTGGCGGCACGGGGCGCGCTGAGCAACATCGAATTCGTCGAGGCCAGCTTCCAGGACCTGGCGGCACGGGCAGACGGCCTGCCGCCAAGCGACGTGATCGCGCTGCACGGGGTGTGGTCCTGGGTCTCCGCGGAAAGCCGCGCCGCCATCGTGCAGCTGATCGGCCGCCACCTGAACACCGGCGGCCTGGTCTATATCGGCTACAACACCCTGCCCGGCCAGTTGCTGGGCCTGCCGATGCAGCGGCTGCTGCGGGCGCTGGCCGCCCAGCACACCGGCCGCAGCGACACGCGCGTGCGCCAGGCGGTCGCGTTCATCGACCGGCTGGCCGAGGCCAAGGCCGAGGCCGTGGTCAACAACCCGATCTACCAGCGTATCCACGACGAGGTCGGGAAGGATCGCCTCGGCTATCTGGTGCACGAGTATCTCAACCAGAGCTGGGATCCGATGTATTTCGCCGACGTCGCCGGCGCGCTGGCCGAGGCCAAGCTGAGCTTCGTCGGGGCCGCCGACCTGGACCGCAGCTTCCCGGCGCTGCGCGTTTCGCCGGAGCAGGAGGCGCTGCTCGACGAGATCGCCGACCCCATTCTGCGCGAGACCGTCGCCGACTTCTGCAACGTCACCGGTTTCCGCCGCGACGTGTTCGCGCGCGGCGCGCAGCGGCTCGGCCGGGCGGAGCACGACCGCATGCTGCGCCGACTCCGGCTGGCGCTGACCGTGCCGCCGGCACGGGTGGGCTACAAGGTGAAGGTGCTCGCCGGCGAGGCGGCGATGAACGAGGCTGCCTACCGGCCGATGGTCGCCGCGTTGTCCGGCGGGCCCACCGACATCGGGACGCTGATGGACCTGCCCGAGGTGCAGGCCCACCCCGCCATGCAGCCCTCGGAGGTGCTGGGGATGCTGGTCTCCTCGACCCAGGCCGCGGTCGTGCCGCCGGGCGCGCCGACCGCGCCGGCCGAGGCGGTGCGCGCCTTCAACCGCGCCGTCGCCGACGCCGCGACGATCCCGGGTCCTGGCGTGGACGATGCCCTGGCCGCGCCCGGGCTCGGCAGCGGGCTGGCCGCCGACCTGCTGGAGCGCCTGATCTTCCGCGCGATCGACATGGGCACACCGGCCGACGCCGACGCCTTGGCCGAAGCCGTTGCCGCCCAGCTGCTCGCGCGCGGCGAGCAGATTCTGCGCGACGGCAAGCCGGTCGACGACCCCGGCGAACGCCACGCCCAGCTGGCGGACCGGATGACCGCCTTCCTGGCCGACTGGCTGCCATTCTGGCGCGGGCTCGGCATCGTCTGA
- the rlmN gene encoding 23S rRNA (adenine(2503)-C(2))-methyltransferase RlmN, whose product MSVAAHSTVFAPPAPEIDGRRSLVGMTKAELAAALAELGLQRFRAEQIWQWVYNRGVTDFAAMTNIAKATQALLAEHFAIARPQISSAQVSQDGTRKWLLRQADGREIETVFIPEEDRGAVCVSSQVGCTLTCTFCHTGTQRLVRNLGPGEIVSQVMVARDALDEWPSQKEGRMVSNIVMMGMGEPLYNFDNVKTALQIVTDGDGLAISKRRITLSTSGVVPMMRRCGEEIGTNLAVSLHAVTDAIRDRLVPLNRKYPIAELIQACRDYPGANNARRITFEYVMLKGVNDSLADAHELVRLIRGIPAKVNLIPFNPWPGSPYECSSNSAIDRFAKVVMEAGYASPVRTPRGRDILAACGQLKSASERARRSAATVEAGAGAP is encoded by the coding sequence ATGAGCGTTGCCGCCCACTCCACCGTGTTCGCCCCGCCCGCGCCCGAGATCGACGGGCGCCGCAGCCTGGTCGGCATGACCAAGGCCGAATTGGCCGCCGCGCTGGCCGAGCTGGGCCTGCAGCGCTTCCGGGCGGAGCAGATCTGGCAGTGGGTCTACAACCGCGGCGTCACCGACTTCGCCGCGATGACCAACATCGCCAAGGCGACCCAGGCTCTGCTGGCCGAGCATTTCGCGATCGCCCGGCCGCAGATCTCGTCGGCACAGGTCAGCCAGGACGGCACCCGCAAGTGGCTGCTGCGCCAGGCCGACGGCCGCGAGATCGAGACGGTGTTCATCCCGGAGGAGGATCGCGGCGCCGTCTGCGTCTCGTCCCAGGTCGGCTGCACGCTGACCTGCACCTTCTGCCACACCGGCACACAGCGGCTGGTGCGCAACCTCGGCCCCGGCGAGATCGTCAGCCAGGTCATGGTCGCCCGCGACGCCCTCGACGAATGGCCGTCGCAGAAGGAAGGCCGCATGGTCTCCAACATCGTGATGATGGGGATGGGCGAGCCGCTGTACAATTTCGACAACGTCAAGACCGCGCTGCAGATCGTCACCGACGGCGACGGGCTGGCCATCTCCAAGCGGCGGATCACGCTGTCGACCTCCGGCGTGGTGCCGATGATGCGCCGCTGCGGCGAGGAGATCGGCACCAACCTGGCGGTTTCCCTGCACGCGGTGACCGACGCGATCCGCGACCGGCTGGTGCCGCTGAACCGGAAATACCCGATCGCCGAGCTGATCCAGGCCTGCCGCGACTATCCCGGCGCCAACAACGCGCGCCGGATCACCTTCGAATACGTCATGCTGAAGGGCGTCAACGACAGCCTGGCCGACGCGCACGAACTGGTGCGGCTGATCCGCGGCATTCCGGCCAAGGTCAACCTGATCCCGTTCAACCCGTGGCCGGGCTCGCCCTACGAATGCTCGTCCAACTCCGCCATCGACCGCTTCGCCAAGGTGGTGATGGAGGCCGGCTATGCCTCGCCGGTGCGCACCCCGCGCGGCCGCGACATCCTGGCCGCCTGCGGCCAGTTGAAGAGCGCCAGCGAGCGGGCGCGGCGGTCCGCTGCGACGGTGGAGGCAGGTGCCGGCGCGCCGTAG
- a CDS encoding RNA polymerase factor sigma-32 produces the protein MASPSNYYVDPGSRRYIAAAMRAPLLEREQEADLARRWRDRQDKAALDELVQAYARYVVRIAAGFRGYGLPMGDLVQEGNIGLMEAAARFDPERDVRFSTYAAWWIRASIQDYILRNSSIVRIATTASQKTLFFNLRRLRAKLDETGDGTMTDADRRKIAEDLSVPVAAVERMEAHFSRPDRSLNATFSDGETDQFQDFVADDRPNPEENYTSVHDGDVRRRRLREALASLTEREQTIITQRFLQDDRKTLAEIGIEFGLTKERIRQIEARALSKLRVRMESNPERMTELLEA, from the coding sequence ATGGCAAGCCCATCCAACTATTATGTCGATCCCGGCAGCCGCCGTTATATCGCAGCGGCGATGCGCGCGCCACTGCTGGAGCGCGAGCAGGAGGCCGATCTCGCGCGGCGCTGGCGCGATCGGCAGGACAAGGCGGCGCTGGACGAACTGGTGCAGGCCTATGCCCGCTATGTGGTGCGCATCGCGGCCGGTTTCCGCGGCTACGGGCTGCCGATGGGCGACCTGGTGCAGGAAGGCAACATCGGCCTGATGGAGGCAGCCGCGCGCTTCGACCCGGAGCGGGACGTGCGCTTTTCGACCTATGCGGCCTGGTGGATCCGGGCGTCGATCCAGGACTACATCCTGCGCAACTCGTCGATCGTGCGGATCGCGACCACCGCCTCGCAGAAGACCCTGTTCTTCAACCTGCGCCGGCTGCGCGCCAAGCTGGACGAGACCGGCGACGGCACCATGACCGACGCCGACCGGCGCAAGATCGCCGAGGACCTGAGCGTGCCGGTGGCCGCGGTGGAGCGGATGGAGGCCCATTTCTCGCGTCCCGACCGCTCGCTGAACGCCACCTTCAGCGACGGCGAGACCGACCAGTTCCAGGATTTCGTCGCCGACGACCGGCCGAATCCGGAGGAGAACTACACCAGCGTGCACGACGGCGACGTGCGCCGGCGCCGCCTGCGCGAGGCGCTGGCCAGCCTGACCGAACGCGAGCAGACCATCATCACCCAGCGCTTCCTGCAGGACGACCGCAAGACGCTGGCCGAGATCGGCATCGAGTTCGGCCTGACCAAGGAGCGCATCCGCCAGATCGAGGCGCGCGCGCTGAGCAAGCTCAGGGTGCGGATGGAATCGAACCCGGAGCGGATGACGGAGCTGCTGGAGGCCTGA
- the glk gene encoding glucokinase has product MAEPAEAPRLLGDIGGTNARFALQRPGGGADAIRVLPTADFRNLADAVNAYLDGFAARPVVRRAAVCVAGPVLGDHFVLTNSDWEFSIEATRRALDLERLHVVNDFAAVALAVPHLDRASLVQVGGAPQAERAPIVVMGAGTGLGVCGLTPMAGGWLPLPGEGGHATLPAASAREEAVFARIRAQYGHCSAERVLSGGGLVNLYRALHEVDGSAADPVQPEDVTRRAESGEARADEAVEMFCEATGTVAGNLALTFAALGGVYFAGGIIRLLGPRFVASGFRARFEAKGRFRPLLQTVPAWQIAQPFSAMVGLASLLDAEG; this is encoded by the coding sequence ATGGCTGAGCCGGCTGAGGCGCCGCGCCTGCTGGGCGACATCGGCGGCACCAACGCGCGCTTCGCCCTGCAGCGGCCCGGCGGCGGCGCGGACGCGATCCGCGTGCTTCCCACCGCCGACTTCCGCAATCTGGCCGACGCGGTCAACGCCTATCTCGACGGCTTCGCCGCGCGGCCGGTCGTCCGCCGTGCGGCCGTCTGCGTCGCCGGGCCGGTGCTGGGCGACCATTTCGTGCTGACCAACAGCGACTGGGAATTCTCCATCGAGGCGACGCGGCGGGCGCTCGACCTCGAACGGCTGCATGTGGTCAACGACTTCGCCGCGGTGGCGCTGGCGGTGCCGCACCTGGACCGCGCGAGCCTGGTGCAGGTCGGCGGCGCACCGCAGGCCGAACGTGCGCCGATCGTGGTGATGGGCGCCGGCACCGGGCTCGGCGTGTGCGGGCTGACCCCGATGGCTGGCGGCTGGCTGCCCCTGCCGGGCGAGGGCGGCCATGCCACCCTGCCGGCGGCATCGGCGCGCGAGGAGGCGGTGTTCGCCCGCATCCGCGCCCAGTACGGCCACTGCTCGGCGGAGCGGGTGCTGTCCGGCGGCGGGCTGGTCAACCTCTACCGCGCCCTGCACGAGGTCGACGGCTCGGCCGCCGACCCGGTGCAGCCGGAGGACGTGACCCGGCGCGCGGAATCCGGCGAGGCGCGGGCCGACGAGGCGGTGGAGATGTTCTGCGAGGCGACCGGCACCGTTGCCGGCAACCTGGCGCTCACCTTCGCCGCGCTCGGCGGCGTCTACTTCGCCGGCGGCATCATCCGCCTGCTCGGGCCGCGCTTCGTCGCGTCCGGCTTCCGCGCGCGGTTCGAGGCGAAGGGCCGGTTCCGCCCGCTGCTGCAGACGGTTCCCGCCTGGCAGATCGCCCAGCCGTTCTCCGCCATGGTCGGGCTGGCCTCCCTGCTCGACGCCGAGGGTTGA
- a CDS encoding alpha/beta fold hydrolase gives MASAPGREIAIAAACDTLFAQAWNEAGAAPDPVVVFLHEALGCAGGWHGLPTALCARAGLRGLAYDRLGHGRSPARHGPQRPGYLRHEAETVLPAVLAAAGIARPVLYGHSDGATIALMFAAAFPDRVAAVVAEAPHVFVEDETRAGIRAAMAAFAAPRLRARLARHHGDKTDALLAGWSGTWLSREFADWSIVDAMARIGAPVLLVQGADDQYGTRRQLEAIARRVRGPVVTALLSGVGHAPHRETQALVVDLAAGFLAREAPAAAIRPPAAPSSAPGSIPSAP, from the coding sequence ATGGCGTCGGCGCCCGGCCGCGAAATTGCCATCGCGGCCGCCTGCGACACGCTGTTCGCGCAGGCGTGGAACGAGGCGGGCGCGGCACCGGACCCGGTGGTGGTGTTCCTGCACGAGGCGCTGGGCTGCGCCGGCGGCTGGCACGGTCTTCCGACGGCGCTGTGCGCGCGGGCGGGACTGCGCGGGCTGGCCTACGACCGCCTCGGCCACGGCCGCTCGCCGGCACGGCACGGCCCGCAGCGGCCCGGCTATCTGCGCCACGAGGCGGAGACCGTCCTGCCGGCGGTGCTTGCGGCGGCCGGTATCGCGCGGCCGGTGCTCTACGGCCATTCCGACGGGGCGACGATCGCGCTGATGTTCGCCGCCGCCTTTCCCGACCGGGTGGCCGCGGTGGTCGCCGAGGCCCCACATGTGTTCGTCGAGGACGAAACGCGGGCCGGAATCCGCGCGGCGATGGCGGCATTCGCCGCGCCGCGGCTGCGCGCGCGGCTCGCCCGCCATCACGGCGACAAGACCGACGCGTTGCTCGCCGGCTGGTCGGGCACCTGGCTTTCGCGGGAGTTCGCCGACTGGTCGATCGTCGACGCGATGGCGCGCATCGGCGCGCCTGTGCTGCTGGTCCAGGGCGCCGACGACCAGTACGGCACCCGCCGGCAGCTCGAAGCGATCGCCCGGCGGGTGCGCGGGCCGGTCGTCACCGCGCTGCTCAGCGGTGTCGGCCACGCGCCGCACCGCGAGACGCAGGCTCTGGTCGTCGATCTGGCGGCCGGCTTTCTCGCCCGCGAGGCGCCGGCCGCCGCGATCAGGCCTCCAGCAGCTCCGTCATCCGCTCCGGGTTCGATTCCATCCGCACCCTGA
- the otsA gene encoding alpha,alpha-trehalose-phosphate synthase (UDP-forming) produces MSRLVVVSNRVAPVNEGQAAAGGLAVGVLSALRESGGIWFGWSGEVASTESAEPSVFQTGRLTYATVDLTQEDYDQYYAGYANGTLWPLCHYRVDLAQFSRRAYAGYERVNTLFAKRLRPLLRDDDRIWVHDYHLIPLGRELRQAGVEAPIGFFLHIPWPALEILLTLPNHAQIVRAMCDYDLVGLQTPGDVRAFCDYIRWEAKGEVGADGTVRAYGRTLRVAAFPIGIDVEAVQSQAEVSGRSRQAQRLRDSLADRSLFIGVDRLDYSKGLVNRFEAYERLLETYADIRGQLTFLQIAPPSRSDVPSYIEIRRTLEQAAGHINGRFAEYDWVPLRYLNKSFSRKMLLGFLRSANVALVTPLRDGMNLVAKEFVAAQDPEDPGVLVLSRFAGAAAELNSALIINPFDTDGVAEAMRRALDMPRQERIARWQDMMRALKDYDIAAWRDRFVAALERVHG; encoded by the coding sequence TTGAGCCGTCTCGTCGTCGTTTCCAACCGTGTCGCCCCGGTCAACGAGGGCCAGGCCGCGGCCGGCGGGCTCGCCGTCGGCGTGCTGTCGGCGCTGCGCGAGAGCGGCGGCATCTGGTTCGGCTGGAGCGGCGAGGTTGCGAGCACGGAATCGGCCGAACCGTCGGTGTTCCAGACCGGCCGGCTGACCTACGCCACGGTCGACCTGACCCAGGAGGACTACGACCAGTATTATGCCGGCTATGCCAACGGCACGCTGTGGCCGCTGTGCCACTACCGGGTCGACCTGGCCCAGTTCTCGCGCCGGGCCTATGCCGGCTACGAGCGGGTCAACACCCTGTTCGCCAAGCGGCTGCGGCCGCTGTTGCGGGACGACGACCGCATCTGGGTGCACGACTACCACCTGATCCCGCTGGGCCGCGAGCTGCGCCAGGCCGGCGTCGAGGCGCCGATCGGGTTCTTCCTGCACATTCCGTGGCCGGCGCTGGAGATCCTGCTGACCCTGCCCAACCACGCCCAGATCGTGCGCGCGATGTGCGACTACGACCTGGTCGGCCTGCAGACTCCGGGCGACGTGCGCGCCTTCTGCGACTACATCCGGTGGGAAGCGAAGGGCGAGGTCGGCGCCGACGGCACGGTCCGCGCCTATGGCCGCACGCTCAGGGTCGCGGCCTTCCCGATCGGCATCGACGTCGAGGCGGTGCAGAGCCAGGCCGAGGTGTCCGGCCGTTCGCGCCAGGCCCAGCGCCTGCGCGATTCGCTGGCCGACCGGTCGCTGTTCATCGGCGTCGACCGGCTCGACTACAGCAAGGGCCTGGTCAACCGGTTCGAGGCCTATGAGCGGTTGCTGGAAACCTATGCCGACATCCGCGGCCAGCTGACCTTCCTGCAGATCGCGCCGCCGTCGCGCTCGGACGTGCCGTCATACATCGAGATCCGCCGGACGCTGGAACAGGCGGCCGGCCACATCAACGGCCGGTTCGCCGAGTACGACTGGGTGCCGCTGCGCTATCTGAACAAGAGTTTCTCGCGCAAGATGCTGCTCGGCTTCCTGCGCAGCGCCAACGTCGCGCTGGTGACGCCGCTGCGCGACGGCATGAACCTGGTCGCGAAGGAATTCGTCGCGGCGCAGGACCCGGAGGATCCCGGCGTGCTGGTGCTGTCGCGCTTCGCCGGGGCCGCAGCCGAACTCAACTCCGCCCTGATCATCAACCCGTTCGACACCGACGGCGTTGCCGAGGCGATGCGCCGCGCGCTGGATATGCCGCGGCAGGAACGGATCGCGCGCTGGCAGGACATGATGCGGGCCCTGAAGGACTATGACATCGCCGCCTGGCGCGACCGCTTCGTCGCGGCACTGGAGCGCGTGCATGGCTGA
- a CDS encoding MarR family transcriptional regulator, which produces MSKAREIVENLDRLGRLTRAVQFSDCLNPAQWEALRYLSQANRYSRTPGALAEFLGATKGTVSQTLSALEEKGLLARIRSESDRRCIDLVLTEAGQALVRRDPLRDLERAVARLDEAALASMNAMLDGLLRDIRSCNESRDFGVCSRCERLVPLDAGAQQAPGYRCGLTGESVGDSDTRKLCANFSCGDQGATG; this is translated from the coding sequence ATGAGCAAAGCGCGCGAGATCGTGGAAAACCTCGATCGTCTGGGACGGCTGACGCGCGCCGTCCAGTTCTCCGACTGTCTCAATCCGGCCCAATGGGAAGCGCTGCGCTATCTCAGCCAGGCCAACCGCTATTCGCGCACGCCGGGTGCGCTGGCGGAGTTCCTGGGTGCGACCAAGGGCACTGTGTCGCAGACCCTGAGTGCGCTCGAGGAAAAGGGGCTGCTGGCGCGCATCCGCAGCGAGAGCGACCGGCGCTGCATCGACCTGGTGCTGACCGAGGCCGGCCAGGCGCTGGTCCGCCGCGATCCGCTGCGCGACCTGGAGCGGGCCGTGGCGCGGCTGGACGAGGCCGCGCTGGCCAGCATGAACGCGATGCTCGACGGCCTGCTGCGCGACATCCGCTCATGTAACGAAAGCCGGGATTTCGGGGTCTGCTCCCGCTGCGAGAGGCTGGTGCCGCTCGATGCCGGCGCGCAGCAGGCGCCGGGCTATCGCTGCGGCCTGACCGGCGAGTCGGTCGGCGACTCGGATACGCGCAAGCTCTGCGCCAACTTCTCCTGCGGCGACCAGGGCGCGACGGGCTGA
- a CDS encoding GFA family protein → MAHKYAGGCEHVHTHADAEPIDNHTCHCSVCKRVTGQPTTHVVFFRHGDLAVDNAAGLKRQPFNDQNPNGPLELCTCASCGAPIMLDDKQARIRVIVPNLMGYDTAALPATYHAFYDPAKGEPKPSDGRPVHEGLRPDFVWPQPS, encoded by the coding sequence ATGGCGCACAAATACGCCGGTGGATGCGAACACGTCCACACCCATGCCGATGCCGAGCCGATCGACAACCACACCTGCCACTGCTCCGTGTGCAAGCGCGTCACCGGGCAGCCGACCACCCATGTCGTGTTCTTCCGCCACGGCGACCTCGCGGTCGACAACGCGGCCGGGCTGAAGCGCCAGCCGTTCAATGACCAGAACCCGAACGGGCCGCTGGAACTGTGCACCTGCGCAAGCTGCGGCGCGCCGATCATGCTCGACGACAAGCAGGCGCGCATCCGTGTGATCGTACCGAACCTGATGGGCTACGACACCGCCGCGTTACCGGCGACCTACCACGCCTTCTACGACCCGGCGAAGGGAGAGCCGAAGCCGAGCGACGGCCGCCCGGTCCATGAGGGCTTGCGCCCGGATTTCGTTTGGCCGCAGCCGAGTTGA
- a CDS encoding glycoside hydrolase family 15 protein yields MTTLELGLIGNSSFGALVDPNGRVVWMCLPRFDGDPVFCSLLQPGETPEAGFFDLEVADLARSEQEYLTNSAILRTRLYDGAGNAVEITDFAPRFRMFGRMFRPLTLVRRIRPLAGHPLVRIRLRPTFGYGAQRPATTRGSNHVRYVAQEQIVRLTTNAPISVVTEELQFVLEEPVDLILGPDETMASRVEDVAREFFDHTLDYWREWSRYLSIPFEWQDAVLRAAITLKLCAYEETGAIVAAMTTSIPEAEGDERNWDYRLCWLRDSYFTVHALNRLGATRTMEDYMRFLINVVATNAPKTGYRLQPLYSILGDARPDERFVTSLAGYRGHGPVRIGNAAYSQVQYDVYGAVILASAQAFFDRRLSRPGDAGLFERLEHVGEQAWAVHDQPDAGPWELRNSTQVHTFSALMCWAACDRLARIAAALGLGDRAALWAERADVIRAVIEERAWNAEVGAFTQAYGGRELDASMLLLNDLGFLKAEDPRFASTVDAIGRELKRGPYLFRYRVADDFGEPVHAFNICTFWYIDALAALGRREEARAMFENMLAKRNRLGLLSEHLDTETGEQWGNFPQTYSMVGLISSAMKLSKAWEDAF; encoded by the coding sequence ATGACGACGCTCGAACTCGGCCTGATCGGCAACAGCAGCTTCGGGGCACTGGTCGACCCGAACGGCCGCGTGGTCTGGATGTGCCTGCCGCGTTTCGACGGCGACCCGGTGTTCTGCAGCCTGCTGCAGCCAGGCGAGACGCCGGAGGCGGGCTTCTTCGATCTGGAGGTGGCCGATCTCGCCCGCAGCGAGCAGGAATATCTGACCAACTCGGCGATCCTGCGCACACGGCTCTACGACGGCGCCGGCAATGCGGTGGAGATCACCGACTTCGCGCCGCGCTTCCGCATGTTCGGCCGGATGTTCCGGCCGCTGACGCTGGTCCGCCGCATCCGGCCGCTGGCCGGCCACCCGCTGGTCCGCATCCGCCTGCGCCCGACCTTCGGCTACGGCGCGCAACGGCCGGCGACCACCCGCGGCTCCAACCACGTGCGCTATGTCGCGCAGGAGCAGATCGTGCGGCTGACCACCAACGCGCCGATCAGCGTGGTCACCGAGGAGCTGCAGTTCGTGCTGGAGGAGCCGGTCGACCTGATCCTCGGCCCCGACGAGACGATGGCCAGCCGGGTCGAGGACGTGGCGCGCGAGTTCTTCGACCACACGCTCGACTACTGGCGCGAGTGGTCGCGCTATCTGTCGATCCCGTTCGAGTGGCAGGACGCGGTGCTACGCGCCGCCATCACCCTCAAGCTGTGCGCCTATGAGGAGACCGGCGCCATCGTCGCGGCGATGACCACTTCGATCCCGGAGGCGGAGGGCGACGAGCGCAACTGGGACTACCGGCTGTGCTGGCTGCGCGACAGCTATTTCACCGTTCACGCGCTGAACCGGCTGGGCGCGACCCGCACGATGGAAGACTACATGCGCTTCCTGATCAATGTGGTCGCCACCAACGCGCCGAAGACCGGCTACCGGCTGCAGCCGCTCTATTCCATCCTCGGCGACGCGCGGCCCGACGAGCGCTTCGTGACCAGCCTGGCCGGCTATCGCGGCCACGGGCCGGTGCGCATCGGCAACGCCGCCTATTCGCAGGTCCAGTACGACGTCTATGGCGCGGTGATCCTGGCGTCGGCGCAGGCCTTCTTCGACCGGCGGCTGTCGCGCCCCGGCGACGCCGGCCTGTTCGAGCGGCTGGAGCATGTCGGCGAGCAGGCCTGGGCGGTGCACGACCAGCCCGACGCCGGCCCGTGGGAGCTGCGCAACTCGACCCAGGTCCACACCTTCTCCGCCCTGATGTGCTGGGCCGCCTGCGACCGGCTGGCCCGCATCGCCGCCGCGCTCGGGCTCGGCGACCGCGCGGCGCTGTGGGCCGAGCGCGCCGACGTGATCCGCGCGGTGATCGAGGAGCGGGCCTGGAATGCCGAGGTCGGCGCGTTCACCCAGGCCTATGGCGGGCGCGAGCTGGATGCGTCGATGCTGCTGCTCAACGACCTCGGCTTCCTCAAGGCCGAAGATCCCCGCTTCGCCTCGACGGTCGACGCCATCGGCCGCGAGCTGAAGCGCGGGCCCTACCTGTTCCGCTACCGCGTCGCCGACGACTTCGGGGAACCGGTCCACGCCTTCAACATTTGTACCTTCTGGTACATCGACGCGCTCGCCGCCCTCGGCCGGCGCGAGGAGGCGCGGGCGATGTTCGAGAACATGCTGGCGAAGCGCAACCGCCTCGGCCTGCTGTCCGAGCATCTCGACACCGAGACCGGCGAGCAGTGGGGCAACTTCCCGCAGACCTATTCGATGGTCGGGCTGATCAGCTCGGCAATGAAGCTGTCCAAGGCGTGGGAGGATGCCTTTTGA
- the otsB gene encoding trehalose-phosphatase — MHDHDDDAPPPAQPDWAYFLDVDGTLIEIAARPEQVVVPPGLIELLRGLHRAAGGACALVSGRAIAELDRLFAPLRLPAAGVHGVEWRGDGACGDRPVEVGGDPETAAALDRARAGLAALQAAHGGLTVEDKGVALAVHYRAAPALAGVVGEATAALVAREPALCAQPGKMVVELKPAGVDKGHAIRRHLGEAPFRGRRPVYVGDDLTDEHGFAAVNAVDGISIRVGDGAPTLAHWHLASVAAVHRWLAALSANRG; from the coding sequence ATGCATGACCATGACGACGATGCGCCGCCGCCGGCGCAGCCGGACTGGGCCTATTTTCTCGATGTCGACGGCACGCTGATCGAGATCGCGGCGCGGCCGGAACAGGTCGTGGTGCCGCCCGGCCTGATCGAGCTGCTGCGCGGCCTGCACCGCGCCGCCGGCGGCGCCTGCGCGCTGGTCAGCGGACGCGCCATTGCCGAGCTCGACCGCCTGTTCGCGCCGCTCAGGCTTCCCGCCGCCGGCGTCCATGGCGTGGAATGGCGCGGCGACGGGGCCTGCGGCGACCGGCCGGTCGAGGTCGGCGGCGACCCGGAAACCGCCGCGGCGCTGGATCGGGCGCGGGCCGGCCTGGCGGCCCTGCAGGCGGCGCATGGCGGCCTGACGGTGGAGGACAAGGGCGTGGCGCTGGCCGTGCACTACCGCGCGGCGCCCGCACTGGCCGGCGTCGTCGGCGAAGCGACGGCGGCGCTGGTCGCACGCGAGCCGGCGCTGTGCGCCCAGCCCGGCAAGATGGTGGTCGAGCTGAAGCCGGCCGGGGTGGACAAAGGCCATGCGATCAGGCGACATCTAGGCGAGGCCCCTTTCCGCGGCCGGCGCCCGGTCTATGTCGGCGACGATCTGACCGACGAGCACGGGTTCGCGGCGGTCAATGCCGTCGACGGCATTTCGATCCGGGTCGGCGACGGCGCGCCGACCCTGGCGCACTGGCATCTGGCCTCGGTCGCGGCGGTGCACCGCTGGCTCGCGGCCCTGTCTGCAAACCGAGGTTGA